The DNA region AGAGGGCATCCGCCCTCCGCAAAGCTGCTTTCACCGCATATGCTGGATTATAAGCTTCCCTGATGGAGGGTTAACTTACAATTCATCCTCCAGACCTTCATAGTCCAGGTCTTCGTAATCGTCGCCTCCGTCTCCCAGGACGTAGTCGAACTCTTTGTCTTCATAATCGCCGTGATGGTGGCTGCACACTTTGACGACCACCTTCGTCTCGGCTACAAGCTCTACCGCGAACTCTCTCTCTACCCGTAGAATGACACTCGTGCCATTGGAGGATACGCTAGCTTCCACACAACTCGGCTCCTGTGTCGCTTCTGCCGACACCTCAACCGTTGAAGCACGATGCTTCGGATCCAGATAGGAGAGAGGTACGCGTTCTACATAGGATACCGTCTCTTTCGCCACGTCGGTCTGCGAATTTTTGTCATAGGAATACCAGATGTTCACATCGTAAGTACCAATAACCTCAATTCCGTCTCCGGCGGCAACCGCCTCGTATTGATGGTTTATAATCCAAGCCCCCAAAATACTGGTCGGATTATTAGGCGGAGTCACGGTATGTGTTACGGTAGAGAACTTACGACCCTTGCCGCAGATCGCCTTCGTGATGATTTCTCTACATTGGTGTTTATGACTCAATGACATCTTCGAACCTCCTCCTTACACTCATTCCATACATGTGTATGCACGACATGGGCGAATGTTGAATGAAGTGGTCCAAATAAATTCGGATGATGCCAAAAAAATTGAAAGAAACGTTCAGAATTGTCGCATTCAGCCTGCGGAACCCGCAGGCTTCCGCGTTTTTTTAGCCGTAGGGGCCTTGTATTTCTTTGAAATATTCAAGTAATAAGCAAGCTCCCGGCACAGCTGGAGAATCGCCGACCGGACCTCGAATTCCTCCCGCGTGGCCGGCAGCTCCATCCGCTTGAAGCGATCTTCCAGCTCATTCAGCAAGGCTTCCGATTTGCCGGTATAGCCTTCGGATATGACGTCCTTGCTTAATTGCTCGAATACTTCGGCAGCGAGGATCCCGTGCGGCAGCCTCTCGTATACCTGAGAGATTTGATGCATCATGCTTTGGATATTTTCCATCTGTTCCTTTCTCATATAGAAATAGATGTTCCACGATCCGTCCGGATGGATCATCTGGTTCTCCGATGCCCGCTTGGCCTCCTCAATCCCCTGGTCGATCTGGCGGCTTGCCTTGATCAATTCCTTTCCGTCCCA from Paenibacillus ihbetae includes:
- a CDS encoding outer spore coat protein CotE, which encodes MSLSHKHQCREIITKAICGKGRKFSTVTHTVTPPNNPTSILGAWIINHQYEAVAAGDGIEVIGTYDVNIWYSYDKNSQTDVAKETVSYVERVPLSYLDPKHRASTVEVSAEATQEPSCVEASVSSNGTSVILRVEREFAVELVAETKVVVKVCSHHHGDYEDKEFDYVLGDGGDDYEDLDYEGLEDEL